Below is a genomic region from Streptosporangiales bacterium.
ATCTGCCGCGCGGCAGGCAGTAGGCCGGCGTACGACAGCCGCTCATGCTGCCGCCGGTGGGGTGTCGTCGGGCAGCACCTCGCCGGCCTGTCGTACGCCGTTGTCCGCGCCGCGGGGCAGCGGCCGGCCATTGTGGTCGACGCGGGCGCGGTACTCCGCAAGCTGGACGGCCTTCTCGGCGAGGCTGTCGCGGATCGCGCGCAGCCCGCCGAGTCGCTCGTTCTCCATGCGGTGCTTCCTCTCGTGTCGTACGCCGCGCTGTCCGCGGCGCCGTTGGCGGGTCACGTCGGGTATCCGCATCCGGGGTGGGTGGTGTCGCCGAGCTCGGGATCGACGAGCTTCCGCCGGCCACCGCATGGCGCATCGATGTGTGCCCAATGCCACGTGACGAGCTGCCCGCACTTGGCTCGCACGCTGCTCTCGCAGACTGGGCACTCGGCTAGCGCTGCGGGCGTCGCCGAGACCCGGACGCCTGCGCCGGTCACCGCGGTGAACATGGGTCCTCCTCGCAGTGCCCATGAGCGTCGACGTCCCCGAGCGCCGGGTCGAGTGGGAATCCGCAGACGCGGCACCGACGAACTGTGTCCCAACCGTCCCGTTGTCCCAATCGCTCACCGTCGACTTGGGACAACGGGACGGTTGGGACAGGGGTGTAGAGGCCCCGGGATGCTCGGCGGAGTCGGCCGGCGTCGACGAGTCGGGCTAGGTAGCGGCGAGCGTCGTCGCCGAGTGCGGCCTCCACATCGCGGGCGCGGACGCCGTCGGGGTTCTTGCCGACAAAGGCGACGACCTCGGCGGACCGGTCACCGAGTCCTGCGGTCACCCGTGCCTCGCGGGCGCGCCGTGCCGCGGCGTCGAGGTCTTCGCCGTCGAGCGTCCAGACGGCGTCGTCGAACGTGACGGCGTACTCGCCTTCCGGGGCGTCGCGGCCGGTGACCCTCAGGACGCCGGTGGTCTCGCCGCGCGCCCGTGAGACGACGAGGACGGAGTCGGCGGCACCGGCGAGCCCGTTCGTGCCGGAGACTGCGTCGACGAAGTCCTCGGATGCGGCCTTGCGGTCGTGGTGGTTGACGAGGAGGCAGGCGCCGGGGTGGTCGTCGGCGAGCCGCTTGAGCGTCGATCCGATCCGGTAGTCGCGGCTGTACGTCGTCTCGCCCTGCAGCGCCGGCGGCATCACCTTGCCGAGGGTGTCGAGGATGACGAGCGGCCGCTCTGCGCCGTGCATCCCCAGCCACGCGGCGAGCGTCGCGACGACGTTGCCCGGCATCACCTGCGTCATGTAGTCGAGCCGTTCGGGGATCGGCTCGCGGTCGAGGAGCCGCCGGCACCGGTCCTGCATCCGCCGGTCACCGTCCTCGAGCGCGGCGTAGAACACCGGCCGCGCCTCCCCCGCTGGGAGGCAGCCGAGCGCGTACCCGCCGTGCGCGACGCCGAGGGCGAAGTCGAGGACCATCCAGCTCTTCCCGATCTTCGGCGCGCCGACGAGCAATGACAGACCCTCGGGCACCACGCCAGG
It encodes:
- a CDS encoding AAA family ATPase encodes the protein MSDFSWDDEPAHSHAAAEVTTNAPDLLAGLRNGKWLDGQVFLPLTYAVPGVVPEGLSLLVGAPKIGKSWMVLDFALGVAHGGYALGCLPAGEARPVFYAALEDGDRRMQDRCRRLLDREPIPERLDYMTQVMPGNVVATLAAWLGMHGAERPLVILDTLGKVMPPALQGETTYSRDYRIGSTLKRLADDHPGACLLVNHHDRKAASEDFVDAVSGTNGLAGAADSVLVVSRARGETTGVLRVTGRDAPEGEYAVTFDDAVWTLDGEDLDAAARRAREARVTAGLGDRSAEVVAFVGKNPDGVRARDVEAALGDDARRYLARLVDAGRLRRASRGLYTPVPTVPLSQVDGERLGQRDGWDTVRRCRVCGFPLDPALGDVDAHGHCEEDPCSPR